A single Sphingopyxis chilensis DNA region contains:
- a CDS encoding GAF domain-containing protein: protein MPYTLAFTAIDPAERWAEASDAATALVAGERDGIANMANIAALIWQAIPDLNWAGFYRFDGTELVLGPFQGKAACIRIALDKGVCGAAARLRATQRVEDVHAFPGHIACDADSRSELVVPVIANDRLVGVLDLDSPLPARFTAADQAGAEALVARIAASLAG, encoded by the coding sequence ATGCCCTATACTCTCGCCTTCACCGCCATCGATCCCGCCGAACGCTGGGCCGAGGCGAGCGACGCCGCCACGGCGCTCGTTGCGGGCGAGCGCGACGGCATCGCCAATATGGCGAATATCGCGGCGCTGATCTGGCAGGCGATCCCGGACCTCAACTGGGCGGGCTTCTATCGTTTCGACGGGACCGAACTTGTCCTCGGCCCCTTTCAGGGCAAGGCCGCGTGCATCCGTATCGCGCTCGACAAGGGCGTGTGCGGCGCGGCCGCTCGGCTTCGCGCGACGCAGCGGGTGGAGGATGTCCACGCCTTTCCCGGCCATATCGCGTGCGATGCCGACAGCCGTAGCGAGCTTGTCGTCCCGGTAATCGCAAACGACCGGCTGGTCGGCGTGCTCGACCTCGACAGCCCGCTCCCGGCGCGCTTCACCGCCGCCGATCAGGCGGGTGCCGAGGCACTGGTGGCACGCATAGCGGCATCACTCGCCGGCTGA